In one window of Lytechinus pictus isolate F3 Inbred chromosome 19, Lp3.0, whole genome shotgun sequence DNA:
- the LOC129282507 gene encoding guanine nucleotide exchange factor for Rab-3A-like, whose translation MDSTTHQFLVPHLDQQTPRSSSDPGPLNKIGEPEAQSRSRSREESVSEFDNDGTSSNCNDKTESDLDGELDELTIRIDPPDLLPGQRSRLDSLVSKNCSVAEAQAQAFLKLQEELMKAKETLQLKDEEVEQLSRVREEVDREITELTASLFEEANAMVQEANIKRAAAERRLKEANGKIDALQAEIGALKMLVLTSTPSMPVPKDATQKKPSLLRKSKSSLRLSIQGHHRTHSLQGPITADCGISPTANGTSPITNDAKTPSPSSESKEVDTLLLHNFQSWREAPSLGVDNPFTQRVFTEDIQPCLSFTNADLSVQLQSSIERNQLCIEPISIKTTVPRRCALSEQQRPCHYRIKLSESENSWHSICAPVRNRIAAVCDFYTYLRYIKQGIVKNDVEKNYWEIIRLRKQMGLAKLGLA comes from the exons ATGGATAGCACCACGCACCAGTTCCTGGTCCCGCACCTAGACCAGCAAACCCCGAGATCTAGCAGTGATCCTGGCCCACTCAATAAGATTGGAGAACCAGAGGCACAGAGTCGGAGTAGAAGCCGAGAGGAGAGTGTATCTGAATTCGACAATGACGGGACAAGcagtaattgtaatgataaaacAGAGAG TGACCTTGATGGAGAATTGGATGAGCTTACCATCAGAATTGACCCTCCTGACCTTTtgccaggtcaaaggtcaaggctAGATAGTCTTGTATCCAAAAATTGTTCTGTTGCCGAAGCTCAGGCCCAGGCTTTTCTGAAACTACAAGAGGAACTTATGAAGGCAAAGGAA ACTCTACAGTTGAAGGATGAAGAAGTTGAGCAGTTATCACGGGTACGAGAAGAGGTCGACAGGGAGATTACTGAACTTACTGCAAGCTTGTTTGAG GAAGCTAATGCGATGGTACAAGAGGCTAATATCAAGAGAGCTGCTGCTGAACGAAGATTAAAGGAAGCAAACGGGAAG ATTGATGCGTTGCAGGCTGAGATCGGCGCCCTCAAGATGCTCGTCCTTACCTCCACACCGAGCATGCCCGTACCGAAGGATGCTACTCAGAAGAAACCATCCCTATTGAGAAAGTCTAAGAGCAGTCTACGTCTCAGCATACAGGGACACCATAG AACACATAGCCTGCAGGGCCCAATCACAGCTGATTGTGGGATTTCCCCTACTGCTAATGGGACTTCCCCTATTACCAACGATGCAAAAACACCATCACCTAGCTCAGAGTCTAAAGAG GTTGACACACTGCTCCTGCACAATTTCCAGAGTTGGAGAGAAGCGCCCTCGCTTGGCGTAGACAATCCATTCACTCAGAGGGTATTCACTGAAGACATTCAACCATGTCTGTCCTTCACCAACGCAGACCTGTCAGTGCAGCTGCAGTCAAGTATTGAGAGGAACCAGCTTTGTATAGAACCCATCAGTATTAAGACTACAGTACCGAG GCGATGTGCCCTCAGCGAACAGCAGAGGCCGTGCCATTATCGTATCAAACTGAGTGAGAGCGAGAACTCATGGCATTCCATATGTGCACCAGTTAGAAATCGG ATAGCGGCTGTTTGTGACTTTTACACCTACCTTCGATACATCAAACAAGGCATTGTCAAGAACGATG TGGAAAAGAATTACTGGGAGATCATCCGTCTCCGAAAGCAGATGGGGCTGGCAAAACTTGGTCTGGCATGA